The proteins below are encoded in one region of Ricinus communis isolate WT05 ecotype wild-type chromosome 6, ASM1957865v1, whole genome shotgun sequence:
- the LOC8285184 gene encoding phosphatidylinositol 4-phosphate 5-kinase 8 isoform X1 encodes MKLAVGSDSFRVKLQMVVLQQLLKLEDAERPDTKVLSNGDIYIGEFKGVLPHGKGKYKWTDGTVYEGDWDEGKMTGKGQIIWSSGAKYEGDFSGGHLHGFGTLIGPDGSNYRGAWRMNIQHGLGRKQYSNLDTYEGSWKEGVHEGSGRYCWNSGNTFIGNWKGGKVSGRGVMKWANGDVYDGYWSNGLRNGSGVYMFADGGCYFGTWSRGLKDGKGTFYPAGTKLPSLRRWGSSLGHDESGRSSLSHSSSLSSAEDRASRPSVMRSLSDKMSIGGMLRNSGRISHRTNSVDEKWGPCDSSRESIYEEPSCVLSQASNSALREGLAKSTIIYEREYMQGVLVKERIRSKEPSHKSKQKNKFHVKEAKKKSCVDIFEGHQSYYLMLNLQLGIRYTVGKITPVPRREVRTSDFGDRARIRMYFPRKGSQFTPPHYSIDFYWKDYCPMVFRNLREMFKLDAAEYMMSICGDDGLRELSSPGKSGSIFYLSHDDRFVIKTLKKSELKFFLKMLPNYYDHVGKHENTLITKFFGVHRIKLRGGRKVRFVVMGNMFCTELKIHRRYDLKGSTQGRFTDADKIEANSTLKDLDLKYDFQMDKMLRDSLFKQLSEDCLFLQSQQIIDYSLLLGLHFRAPEQLKAILESAGTMPDHENLPSGDGITSQGEPLIPTGLLLVTHEPSSVNTAPGPHIRGNTLRAYSVGAKEVDLLLPGTGRLRVQLGVNMPAQASCKLRQEVDSMEVELFEVYDVVLYMGIIDILQEYNVKKKVENKCKSMKFDPVSISVVEPKLYAERFLKFLQQKVFPEQP; translated from the exons ATGAAATTAGCCGTTGGAAGTGATAG TTTCAGAGTCAAACTGCAAATGGTGGTCTTACAACAGTTACTAAAGCTGGAAGATGCTGAAAG GCCTGATACAAAGGTCCTATCAAATggagatatatatattggtGAGTTTAAGGGAGTACTTCCCCATGGCAAaggaaaatataaatggaCAGATGGAACAGTGTATGAGGGTGATTGGGATGAAGGTAAAATGACAGGAAAAGGACAGATAATTTGGTCATCAGGAGCAAAATATGAAGGTGATTTCTCTGGTGGTCACCTTCATGGGTTTGGCACCTTAATAGGACCTGATGGATCCAACTATAGAGGGGCCTGGAGGATGAATATACAGCATGGGCTTGGAAGGAAACAATATTCTAACTTAGATACATATGAAGGTTCTTGGAAGGAGGGAGTACATGAAGGTAGTGGTAGGTATTGTTGGAATAGTGGAAACACATTTATAGGGAACTGGAAAGGTGGAAAAGTGAGTGGAAGAGGGGTCATGAAATGGGCAAACGGTGATGTTTATGATGGCTATTGGTCAAATGGATTAAGAAATGGTTCTGGAGTTTATATGTTTGCAGATGGGGGATGTTACTTTGGGACCTGGAGTAGGGGTCTAAAGGATGGAAAAGGAACATTCTACCCTGCTGGAACTAAGCTTCCATCTTTAAGGAGGTGGGGTAGTTCTCTAGGTCATGATGAGAGTGGAAGAAGTTCGTTGTCTCATAGCTCGTCATTAAGTTCAGCGGAGGACAGGGCTTCAAGACCAAGTGTCATGCGCAGTCTTTCTGACAAAATGTCAATTGGTGGAATGTTGAGAAATTCAGGTCGGATATCACACAGAACCAACTCAGTAGATGAAAAATGGGGTCCTTGTGACTCTTCCAGGGAGTCAATATATGAAGAACCATCATGTGTGCTTTCCCAAGCCTCAAACAGTGCTCTAAGGGAAGGGCTGGCTAAAAGTActataatttatgaaagaGAATATATGCAAGGAGTTCTGGTCAAAGAGAGAATCAGAAGTAAAGAACCATCACACAAGAGTaagcagaaaaataaatttcatgtCAAAGAAGCAAAAAAGAAGTCATGCGTTGACATTTTTGAGGGCCATCAGAGCTATTATCTGATGCTTAATTTGCAACTTGGAATCAG ATATACTGTTGGTAAGATCACACCAGTTCCTAGACGTGAAGTTCGTACCTCTGATTTTGGAGATCGGGCCAGAATAAGGATGTATTTTCCTAGAAAGGGTTCCCAGTTTACACCGCCACACTACTCTATTGATTTCTATTGGAAAGATTATTGCCCTATGGTCTTCAG GAATCTAAGGGAGATGTTCAAGTTAGATGCTGCAGAGTACATGATGTCCATTTGTGGTGATGATGGTCTAAGGGAGCTTTCTTCTCCAGGAAAAAGTGGCAGTATTTTCTATCTTTCTCATGATGACAGATTTGTGATTAAAACCTTGAAGAAATCAGAACTCAAG TTCTTTCTCAAGATGCTACCAAACTATTATGATCATGTAGGAAAGCATGAAAATACTCTAATAACAAAGTTCTTTGGGGTCCATCGGATAAAATTAAGAGGTGGAAGAAAG GTACGCTTTGTGGTCATGGGAAATATGTTTTGCACAGAATTGAAAATTCATAGACGCTATGATCTGAAGGGGTCAACTCAAGGAAGATTTACAGATGCTGATAAGATTGAAGCAAACTCCACCTTAAAAGATCTTGATCttaaatatgattttcaaATGGACAAAATGTTGCGGGATTCCCTCTTCAA ACAACTTTCTGAAGACTGCTTGTTCCTTCAATCTCAACAAATAATTGATTATAGCCTTCTCTTGGGATTGCATTTTAGAGCGCCTGAGCAGTTGAAGGCAATATTAGAATCTGCTGGTACTATGCCCGATCATGAGAACTTACCTTCTGGCGATG GTATAACTTCACAAGGAGAGCCCCTGATTCCAACAGGCTTGCTCCTAGTCACCCATGAACCCAGCTCTGTCAACACAGCACCAGGTCCTCACATAAGGGGGAATACGTTGAGAGCATATTCTGTTGGTGCAAAGGAAGTTGATCTTTTACTACCTGGCACAGGAAG GTTGCGGGTGCAGCTAGGAGTCAACATGCCAGCTCAAGCTAGTTGTAAACTGCGGCAGGAGGTTGATTCCATGGAGGTTGAACTTTTTGAGGTCTATGATGTCGTCCTCTACATGggaataattgatatattgcAGGAATACAATGTGAAAAAGAAAGTTGAGAATAAATGCAAGTCGATGAAATTTGACCCTGTATCTATTTCTGTCGTTGAACCCAAGTTGTATGCTGAACGTTTCCTCAAGTTCTTGCAGCAGAAAGTTTTCCCTGAGCAACCATGA
- the LOC8285184 gene encoding phosphatidylinositol 4-phosphate 5-kinase 8 isoform X2 produces the protein MKLAVGSDRVKLQMVVLQQLLKLEDAERPDTKVLSNGDIYIGEFKGVLPHGKGKYKWTDGTVYEGDWDEGKMTGKGQIIWSSGAKYEGDFSGGHLHGFGTLIGPDGSNYRGAWRMNIQHGLGRKQYSNLDTYEGSWKEGVHEGSGRYCWNSGNTFIGNWKGGKVSGRGVMKWANGDVYDGYWSNGLRNGSGVYMFADGGCYFGTWSRGLKDGKGTFYPAGTKLPSLRRWGSSLGHDESGRSSLSHSSSLSSAEDRASRPSVMRSLSDKMSIGGMLRNSGRISHRTNSVDEKWGPCDSSRESIYEEPSCVLSQASNSALREGLAKSTIIYEREYMQGVLVKERIRSKEPSHKSKQKNKFHVKEAKKKSCVDIFEGHQSYYLMLNLQLGIRYTVGKITPVPRREVRTSDFGDRARIRMYFPRKGSQFTPPHYSIDFYWKDYCPMVFRNLREMFKLDAAEYMMSICGDDGLRELSSPGKSGSIFYLSHDDRFVIKTLKKSELKFFLKMLPNYYDHVGKHENTLITKFFGVHRIKLRGGRKVRFVVMGNMFCTELKIHRRYDLKGSTQGRFTDADKIEANSTLKDLDLKYDFQMDKMLRDSLFKQLSEDCLFLQSQQIIDYSLLLGLHFRAPEQLKAILESAGTMPDHENLPSGDGITSQGEPLIPTGLLLVTHEPSSVNTAPGPHIRGNTLRAYSVGAKEVDLLLPGTGRLRVQLGVNMPAQASCKLRQEVDSMEVELFEVYDVVLYMGIIDILQEYNVKKKVENKCKSMKFDPVSISVVEPKLYAERFLKFLQQKVFPEQP, from the exons ATGAAATTAGCCGTTGGAAGTGATAG AGTCAAACTGCAAATGGTGGTCTTACAACAGTTACTAAAGCTGGAAGATGCTGAAAG GCCTGATACAAAGGTCCTATCAAATggagatatatatattggtGAGTTTAAGGGAGTACTTCCCCATGGCAAaggaaaatataaatggaCAGATGGAACAGTGTATGAGGGTGATTGGGATGAAGGTAAAATGACAGGAAAAGGACAGATAATTTGGTCATCAGGAGCAAAATATGAAGGTGATTTCTCTGGTGGTCACCTTCATGGGTTTGGCACCTTAATAGGACCTGATGGATCCAACTATAGAGGGGCCTGGAGGATGAATATACAGCATGGGCTTGGAAGGAAACAATATTCTAACTTAGATACATATGAAGGTTCTTGGAAGGAGGGAGTACATGAAGGTAGTGGTAGGTATTGTTGGAATAGTGGAAACACATTTATAGGGAACTGGAAAGGTGGAAAAGTGAGTGGAAGAGGGGTCATGAAATGGGCAAACGGTGATGTTTATGATGGCTATTGGTCAAATGGATTAAGAAATGGTTCTGGAGTTTATATGTTTGCAGATGGGGGATGTTACTTTGGGACCTGGAGTAGGGGTCTAAAGGATGGAAAAGGAACATTCTACCCTGCTGGAACTAAGCTTCCATCTTTAAGGAGGTGGGGTAGTTCTCTAGGTCATGATGAGAGTGGAAGAAGTTCGTTGTCTCATAGCTCGTCATTAAGTTCAGCGGAGGACAGGGCTTCAAGACCAAGTGTCATGCGCAGTCTTTCTGACAAAATGTCAATTGGTGGAATGTTGAGAAATTCAGGTCGGATATCACACAGAACCAACTCAGTAGATGAAAAATGGGGTCCTTGTGACTCTTCCAGGGAGTCAATATATGAAGAACCATCATGTGTGCTTTCCCAAGCCTCAAACAGTGCTCTAAGGGAAGGGCTGGCTAAAAGTActataatttatgaaagaGAATATATGCAAGGAGTTCTGGTCAAAGAGAGAATCAGAAGTAAAGAACCATCACACAAGAGTaagcagaaaaataaatttcatgtCAAAGAAGCAAAAAAGAAGTCATGCGTTGACATTTTTGAGGGCCATCAGAGCTATTATCTGATGCTTAATTTGCAACTTGGAATCAG ATATACTGTTGGTAAGATCACACCAGTTCCTAGACGTGAAGTTCGTACCTCTGATTTTGGAGATCGGGCCAGAATAAGGATGTATTTTCCTAGAAAGGGTTCCCAGTTTACACCGCCACACTACTCTATTGATTTCTATTGGAAAGATTATTGCCCTATGGTCTTCAG GAATCTAAGGGAGATGTTCAAGTTAGATGCTGCAGAGTACATGATGTCCATTTGTGGTGATGATGGTCTAAGGGAGCTTTCTTCTCCAGGAAAAAGTGGCAGTATTTTCTATCTTTCTCATGATGACAGATTTGTGATTAAAACCTTGAAGAAATCAGAACTCAAG TTCTTTCTCAAGATGCTACCAAACTATTATGATCATGTAGGAAAGCATGAAAATACTCTAATAACAAAGTTCTTTGGGGTCCATCGGATAAAATTAAGAGGTGGAAGAAAG GTACGCTTTGTGGTCATGGGAAATATGTTTTGCACAGAATTGAAAATTCATAGACGCTATGATCTGAAGGGGTCAACTCAAGGAAGATTTACAGATGCTGATAAGATTGAAGCAAACTCCACCTTAAAAGATCTTGATCttaaatatgattttcaaATGGACAAAATGTTGCGGGATTCCCTCTTCAA ACAACTTTCTGAAGACTGCTTGTTCCTTCAATCTCAACAAATAATTGATTATAGCCTTCTCTTGGGATTGCATTTTAGAGCGCCTGAGCAGTTGAAGGCAATATTAGAATCTGCTGGTACTATGCCCGATCATGAGAACTTACCTTCTGGCGATG GTATAACTTCACAAGGAGAGCCCCTGATTCCAACAGGCTTGCTCCTAGTCACCCATGAACCCAGCTCTGTCAACACAGCACCAGGTCCTCACATAAGGGGGAATACGTTGAGAGCATATTCTGTTGGTGCAAAGGAAGTTGATCTTTTACTACCTGGCACAGGAAG GTTGCGGGTGCAGCTAGGAGTCAACATGCCAGCTCAAGCTAGTTGTAAACTGCGGCAGGAGGTTGATTCCATGGAGGTTGAACTTTTTGAGGTCTATGATGTCGTCCTCTACATGggaataattgatatattgcAGGAATACAATGTGAAAAAGAAAGTTGAGAATAAATGCAAGTCGATGAAATTTGACCCTGTATCTATTTCTGTCGTTGAACCCAAGTTGTATGCTGAACGTTTCCTCAAGTTCTTGCAGCAGAAAGTTTTCCCTGAGCAACCATGA
- the LOC8285184 gene encoding phosphatidylinositol 4-phosphate 5-kinase 8 isoform X3, with protein MVVLQQLLKLEDAERPDTKVLSNGDIYIGEFKGVLPHGKGKYKWTDGTVYEGDWDEGKMTGKGQIIWSSGAKYEGDFSGGHLHGFGTLIGPDGSNYRGAWRMNIQHGLGRKQYSNLDTYEGSWKEGVHEGSGRYCWNSGNTFIGNWKGGKVSGRGVMKWANGDVYDGYWSNGLRNGSGVYMFADGGCYFGTWSRGLKDGKGTFYPAGTKLPSLRRWGSSLGHDESGRSSLSHSSSLSSAEDRASRPSVMRSLSDKMSIGGMLRNSGRISHRTNSVDEKWGPCDSSRESIYEEPSCVLSQASNSALREGLAKSTIIYEREYMQGVLVKERIRSKEPSHKSKQKNKFHVKEAKKKSCVDIFEGHQSYYLMLNLQLGIRYTVGKITPVPRREVRTSDFGDRARIRMYFPRKGSQFTPPHYSIDFYWKDYCPMVFRNLREMFKLDAAEYMMSICGDDGLRELSSPGKSGSIFYLSHDDRFVIKTLKKSELKFFLKMLPNYYDHVGKHENTLITKFFGVHRIKLRGGRKVRFVVMGNMFCTELKIHRRYDLKGSTQGRFTDADKIEANSTLKDLDLKYDFQMDKMLRDSLFKQLSEDCLFLQSQQIIDYSLLLGLHFRAPEQLKAILESAGTMPDHENLPSGDGITSQGEPLIPTGLLLVTHEPSSVNTAPGPHIRGNTLRAYSVGAKEVDLLLPGTGRLRVQLGVNMPAQASCKLRQEVDSMEVELFEVYDVVLYMGIIDILQEYNVKKKVENKCKSMKFDPVSISVVEPKLYAERFLKFLQQKVFPEQP; from the exons ATGGTGGTCTTACAACAGTTACTAAAGCTGGAAGATGCTGAAAG GCCTGATACAAAGGTCCTATCAAATggagatatatatattggtGAGTTTAAGGGAGTACTTCCCCATGGCAAaggaaaatataaatggaCAGATGGAACAGTGTATGAGGGTGATTGGGATGAAGGTAAAATGACAGGAAAAGGACAGATAATTTGGTCATCAGGAGCAAAATATGAAGGTGATTTCTCTGGTGGTCACCTTCATGGGTTTGGCACCTTAATAGGACCTGATGGATCCAACTATAGAGGGGCCTGGAGGATGAATATACAGCATGGGCTTGGAAGGAAACAATATTCTAACTTAGATACATATGAAGGTTCTTGGAAGGAGGGAGTACATGAAGGTAGTGGTAGGTATTGTTGGAATAGTGGAAACACATTTATAGGGAACTGGAAAGGTGGAAAAGTGAGTGGAAGAGGGGTCATGAAATGGGCAAACGGTGATGTTTATGATGGCTATTGGTCAAATGGATTAAGAAATGGTTCTGGAGTTTATATGTTTGCAGATGGGGGATGTTACTTTGGGACCTGGAGTAGGGGTCTAAAGGATGGAAAAGGAACATTCTACCCTGCTGGAACTAAGCTTCCATCTTTAAGGAGGTGGGGTAGTTCTCTAGGTCATGATGAGAGTGGAAGAAGTTCGTTGTCTCATAGCTCGTCATTAAGTTCAGCGGAGGACAGGGCTTCAAGACCAAGTGTCATGCGCAGTCTTTCTGACAAAATGTCAATTGGTGGAATGTTGAGAAATTCAGGTCGGATATCACACAGAACCAACTCAGTAGATGAAAAATGGGGTCCTTGTGACTCTTCCAGGGAGTCAATATATGAAGAACCATCATGTGTGCTTTCCCAAGCCTCAAACAGTGCTCTAAGGGAAGGGCTGGCTAAAAGTActataatttatgaaagaGAATATATGCAAGGAGTTCTGGTCAAAGAGAGAATCAGAAGTAAAGAACCATCACACAAGAGTaagcagaaaaataaatttcatgtCAAAGAAGCAAAAAAGAAGTCATGCGTTGACATTTTTGAGGGCCATCAGAGCTATTATCTGATGCTTAATTTGCAACTTGGAATCAG ATATACTGTTGGTAAGATCACACCAGTTCCTAGACGTGAAGTTCGTACCTCTGATTTTGGAGATCGGGCCAGAATAAGGATGTATTTTCCTAGAAAGGGTTCCCAGTTTACACCGCCACACTACTCTATTGATTTCTATTGGAAAGATTATTGCCCTATGGTCTTCAG GAATCTAAGGGAGATGTTCAAGTTAGATGCTGCAGAGTACATGATGTCCATTTGTGGTGATGATGGTCTAAGGGAGCTTTCTTCTCCAGGAAAAAGTGGCAGTATTTTCTATCTTTCTCATGATGACAGATTTGTGATTAAAACCTTGAAGAAATCAGAACTCAAG TTCTTTCTCAAGATGCTACCAAACTATTATGATCATGTAGGAAAGCATGAAAATACTCTAATAACAAAGTTCTTTGGGGTCCATCGGATAAAATTAAGAGGTGGAAGAAAG GTACGCTTTGTGGTCATGGGAAATATGTTTTGCACAGAATTGAAAATTCATAGACGCTATGATCTGAAGGGGTCAACTCAAGGAAGATTTACAGATGCTGATAAGATTGAAGCAAACTCCACCTTAAAAGATCTTGATCttaaatatgattttcaaATGGACAAAATGTTGCGGGATTCCCTCTTCAA ACAACTTTCTGAAGACTGCTTGTTCCTTCAATCTCAACAAATAATTGATTATAGCCTTCTCTTGGGATTGCATTTTAGAGCGCCTGAGCAGTTGAAGGCAATATTAGAATCTGCTGGTACTATGCCCGATCATGAGAACTTACCTTCTGGCGATG GTATAACTTCACAAGGAGAGCCCCTGATTCCAACAGGCTTGCTCCTAGTCACCCATGAACCCAGCTCTGTCAACACAGCACCAGGTCCTCACATAAGGGGGAATACGTTGAGAGCATATTCTGTTGGTGCAAAGGAAGTTGATCTTTTACTACCTGGCACAGGAAG GTTGCGGGTGCAGCTAGGAGTCAACATGCCAGCTCAAGCTAGTTGTAAACTGCGGCAGGAGGTTGATTCCATGGAGGTTGAACTTTTTGAGGTCTATGATGTCGTCCTCTACATGggaataattgatatattgcAGGAATACAATGTGAAAAAGAAAGTTGAGAATAAATGCAAGTCGATGAAATTTGACCCTGTATCTATTTCTGTCGTTGAACCCAAGTTGTATGCTGAACGTTTCCTCAAGTTCTTGCAGCAGAAAGTTTTCCCTGAGCAACCATGA